In Serratia marcescens subsp. marcescens ATCC 13880, a single genomic region encodes these proteins:
- the apaG gene encoding Co2+/Mg2+ efflux protein ApaG produces MIDSPRVCIQVQSIYVESQSIPEEERYVFAYTITIRNLGRTDVQLLGRYWLITNSNGRQTEVQGEGVIGEQPVIPPGGEFQYTSGAILETPLGTMEGHYEMVDHQGQPFRTAIPVFRLAIPTLIH; encoded by the coding sequence ATGATTGATTCGCCCCGCGTGTGTATTCAGGTTCAGAGCATCTATGTGGAATCACAGTCGATCCCTGAAGAAGAGCGTTACGTCTTCGCCTATACCATCACCATCCGCAATCTGGGGCGGACCGACGTGCAACTGCTGGGCCGTTACTGGCTGATCACCAACAGCAACGGCCGCCAAACCGAAGTCCAGGGCGAGGGCGTGATCGGCGAACAGCCCGTCATTCCGCCCGGCGGAGAGTTTCAGTACACCAGCGGCGCCATTCTGGAAACGCCGCTGGGCACCATGGAAGGCCATTACGAAATGGTTGACCATCAGGGTCAGCCGTTCCGCACCGCTATTCCCGTGTTTCGCTTAGCCATTCCAACGCTGATCCATTAA